The following are encoded together in the Drosophila biarmipes strain raj3 chromosome 3L, RU_DBia_V1.1, whole genome shotgun sequence genome:
- the LOC108028087 gene encoding protein late bloomer isoform X4, whose translation MRMWKLRVCKLKEHMECWKCLFRSYMMVALTVSVLKIPLLIVALPLVHLHLSSETRIYVTVLFLATWLQMMLTFLLAQEYQAIADVLRIWLQHKSLAFFEVNSKCCGVLGPDDYKFSERPIPASCFRDGSFKHHDLYHDGCSTRSIRPRLVPVLQVTSVIVQYVLVIAIAIYLVIMIRNRAHRRTLWSVRRTELFGTAEPAEVRGSPQDSKLNVLEGYFSVPHRS comes from the exons ATGAGGATGTGGAAGCTGAGGGTCTGCAA GCTCAAGGAGCACATGGAGTGCTGGAAGTGTTTGTTCAGGTCCTACATGATGGTCGCCCTCACCGTATCTGTTCTGAAGATTCCGCTGCTGATCGTGGCCCTACCCCTGGTACATCTTCATTTATCCAGTGAAACTCGCATT TACGTGACGGTTCTCTTCTTAGCCACTTGGTTGCAGATGATGTTgacttttttgctggctcagGAGTACCAGGCCATAGCCGATGTACTTCGCATATGGCTGCAGCATAAAAGTTTGGCGTTCTTTGAAGTCAAT TCTAAATGCTGCGGCGTGCTGGGTCCCGACGACTACAAGTTTAGCGAAAGGCCCATCCCCGCATCCTGCTTCAGGGATGGCAGTTTCAAGCACCACGATCTGTACCACGATGGTTGCTCCACCCGCTCCATCAGGCCGCGATTGGTGCCTGTTCTCCAGGTGACCTCGGTGATAGTCCAG TACGTGTTAGTCATAGCAATTGCGATATACCTGGTTATCATGATCCGGAACCGGGCCCATCGTCGCACCCTGTGGTCCGTGCGTCGCACCGAGCTTTTTGGCACTGCTGAGCCTGCGGAAGTGAGAGGTAGTCCTCAGGACTCCAAGCTCAACGTGCTTGAGGGCTACTTCTCAGTTCCGCATAGGAGTTAA
- the LOC108028037 gene encoding pickpocket protein 28, translated as MSTDSTQPHTPSHEVAVRPPPCSANQWKRAALMARMAPEFRETVSDDSEDEVDTKKQIKYGSGFQAAKAIIHEYCDYTTIHGIRYLGEKKRPWLERLFWISVLVLSVFTCVKLTLNIWDKWNNNPVIVSFAEKSTPVWEIPFPAVTVCPETKTRRAVFNFTGSYHQIRDFQLNVSGVADLTEKQKGLYGAVSQVCEPHLHDVTLGNKTRRGMEIIDALTEVSPYFDDTYLNCKWRNTPVKCSDIFHKFVTEDGVCYSFNSLSPAEIFKAEGIIPDFIFREENRLSMDWNVEAGYSASADTSPYPNRVLGPGARAGLYLFMGGAEIDFDDMCRGPVQGFKILLHTPGDVAQVSKQYFRIPFDQEVLISIRPKIITTSDGLKHYEPNRRQCYFQKEKELRYFNIYSQSNCELECLANFTLTKCGCVKFSMPRNVNMPVCGDASLTCYNQAEDELLLREFTQGLVNAGENTRGETECNCLPSCTSIAYEAEISQADFDYKTVINTDTPEGQEEQAKRQGIKMSRVSIFFKEAQFLTSRRSELYGTTDFLANCGGLLGLFMGVSMLSIVELIYFCTVRLISNLRMRLKTRKELLKAVNKDA; from the exons ATGTCGACGGACAGCACACAACCCCATACGCCCAGCCACGAGGTGGCAGTGCGTCCGCCGCCCTGCTCCGCCAACCAGTGGAAACGGGCCGCTCTGATGGCCCGGATGGCTCCGGAATTCCGCGAGACCGTGTCCGATGACAGCGAGGACGAGGTGGACACTAAGAAGCAGATCAAGTACGGCAGCGGCTTCCAGGCGGCCAAGGCCATCATCCACGAGTACTGCGACTACACGACCATCCATGGCATCCGGTATCTGGGGGAGAAGAAGCGACCCTGGCTGGAGCGCCTCTTCTGGATCAGTGTCCTGGTCCTGTCGGTGTTCACCTGCGTCAAACTGACCCTAAATATCTGGGACAAGTGGAATAACAATCCGGTGATTGTCAGTTTCGCCGAGAAGTCCACGCCCGTGTGGGAGATTCCCTTTCCAGCCGTCACAGTTTGTCCGGAGACAAAAACCCGCCGGGCGGTATTCAACTTCACGGGTTCGTATCACCAAATACGCGACTTCCAGCTAAATGTCAGTGGTGTGGCGGACCTCACCGAAAAGCA AAAGGGATTATACGGCGCTGTGTCGCAGGTTTGCGAGCCCCACTTGCATGATGTTACCCTGGGCAACAAAACCAGGAGGGGCATGGAGATCATTGACGCCCTGACCGAGGTGTCACCGTACTTCGATGACACCTATCTCAACTGCAAGTGGCGAAATACTCCGGTTAAATGTAGTGACATATTCCACAAATTCGTGACGGAGGATGGCGTCTGCTACAGTTTCAACTCACTGAGTCCAGCGGAGATCTTTAAGGCAGAAGG AATTATACCCGACTTCATATTCCGCGAGGAGAACCGTCTGTCTATGGACTGGAATGTGGAGGCTGGTTATAGCGCCAGTGCGGATACCTCACCTTATCCAAATCGAGTTTTGGGACCTGGAGCTCGAGCTGGTCTGTATCTATTTATGGGTGGTGCGGAAATCGATTTCGACGACATGTGCCGGGGTCCGGTACAGGGTTTCAAG ATTTTACTACACACCCCCGGCGATGTGGCCCAGGTCTCCAAGCAGTACTTCCGCATTCCCTTCGACCAGGAAGTGCTCATCTCTATCAGACCCAAGATCATCACCACTTCCGATGGCCTCAAGCACTACGAACCCAATCGAAGGCAGTGTTATTTCCAGAAGGAAAAGGAACTGCGTTACTTCAATATCTACTCGCAGAGTAATTGCGAGTTGGAGTGCCTGGCCAACTTCACTTTGACCAAGTGTGGCTGTGTTAAGTTCTCGATGCCAC GTAATGTAAATATGCCCGTTTGTGGTGATGCCAGCTTGACGTGCTATAACCAGGCAGAGGATGAGCTGCTGCTCAGGGAGTTCACCCAGGGCTTGGTAAACGCAGGGGAAAATACTCGGGGGGAAACTGAGTGCAACTGCCTGCCATCATGCACCTCGATCGCCTACGAGGCTGAGATTTCCCAGGCTGACTTCGATTACAAGACGGTGATCAATACTGATACTCCGGAGGGACAGGAGGAACAAGCCAAGAGACAGGG AATAAAAATGTCCCGAGTGTCGATCTTCTTCAAGGAGGCACAGTTCCTGACCTCTCGCCGCTCAGAACTTTACGGCACCACCGACTTTCTTGCCAATTGTGGAGGCTTACTTGGCCTCTTCATGGGCGTTTCCATGCTGAGTATCGTCGAGCTGATCTACTTCTGTACGGTGCGCCTCATTTCCAACCTGAGGATGCGCCTCAAGACGCGCAAGGAACTGCTGAAGGCGGTCAACAAGGACGCCTAA
- the LOC108028088 gene encoding uncharacterized protein LOC108028088 isoform X2: protein MCICSTTGLKITLLLLIHVAAGFNAAQVAKDITMLDKLVGHHHIVLITSLVLCVLILIVLIAAVYAAIKHHILILNISLVSLILKCVAKAVIMIVCVITESNLERTAAHFWFLLCWVFTAACMVGNLCFVMRLRDNLRDAD, encoded by the exons ATGTGCATTTGTTCGACTACTGGGCTCAAAATAACGCTTTTGCTTTTAATACATGTAGCCGCA GGATTTAATGCCGCCCAAGTGGCGAAGGACATTACCATGCTGGATAAACTGGTGGGGCACCATCATATAGTTCTTATCACAAGTCTAGTCTTATGCGTCCTCATACTGATTGTTCTTATAGCTGCAGTCTATGCAGCGATTAAACATCACATCTTGATTCTGAACATA TCACTTGTTTCCTTGATTCTTAAGTGTGTAGCCAAGGCGGTCATCATGATCGTGTGTGTAATTACAGAAAGCAACTTAGAAAGAACTGCCGCCCACTTTTGGTTCCTATTGTGCTGGGTGTTTACg GCGGCCTGCATGGTCGGGAATCTCTGTTTCGTAATGCGGCTAAGAGACAACTTGAGAGATGCCGACTAA
- the LOC108028087 gene encoding uncharacterized protein LOC108028087 isoform X2 produces MQGGLSGEASSSEASLNMRMWKLRVCKYAIYFLWVINIILTFADIYTYYLRLKEHMECWKCLFRSYMMVALTVSVLKIPLLIVALPLVHLHLSSETRIYVTVLFLATWLQMMLTFLLAQEYQAIADVLRIWLQHKSLAFFEVNSKCCGVLGPDDYKFSERPIPASCFRDGSFKHHDLYHDGCSTRSIRPRLVPVLQVTSVIVQYVLVIAIAIYLVIMIRNRAHRRTLWSVRRTELFGTAEPAEVRGSPQDSKLNVLEGYFSVPHRS; encoded by the exons ATGCAAGGCGGACTGTCGGGGGAGGCGAGCTCTTCGGAGGCGTCTTTAAATATGAGGATGTGGAAGCTGAGGGTCTGCAAGTACGCGATCTACTTTTTGTGGGTGATAAACATC ATCCTAACCTTTGCTGACATTTATACGTATTATCTCAGGCTCAAGGAGCACATGGAGTGCTGGAAGTGTTTGTTCAGGTCCTACATGATGGTCGCCCTCACCGTATCTGTTCTGAAGATTCCGCTGCTGATCGTGGCCCTACCCCTGGTACATCTTCATTTATCCAGTGAAACTCGCATT TACGTGACGGTTCTCTTCTTAGCCACTTGGTTGCAGATGATGTTgacttttttgctggctcagGAGTACCAGGCCATAGCCGATGTACTTCGCATATGGCTGCAGCATAAAAGTTTGGCGTTCTTTGAAGTCAAT TCTAAATGCTGCGGCGTGCTGGGTCCCGACGACTACAAGTTTAGCGAAAGGCCCATCCCCGCATCCTGCTTCAGGGATGGCAGTTTCAAGCACCACGATCTGTACCACGATGGTTGCTCCACCCGCTCCATCAGGCCGCGATTGGTGCCTGTTCTCCAGGTGACCTCGGTGATAGTCCAG TACGTGTTAGTCATAGCAATTGCGATATACCTGGTTATCATGATCCGGAACCGGGCCCATCGTCGCACCCTGTGGTCCGTGCGTCGCACCGAGCTTTTTGGCACTGCTGAGCCTGCGGAAGTGAGAGGTAGTCCTCAGGACTCCAAGCTCAACGTGCTTGAGGGCTACTTCTCAGTTCCGCATAGGAGTTAA
- the LOC108028194 gene encoding cuticle protein 76 has protein sequence MAFKYVLLSFCALVGVASAGFLAPATTYAAASIPVVAKVAQPHYDAVGTTQQNVVRSFGGTVSTYSKNVVTPYSSVSKVDSRTTNNVYTPKTLYSAPAPVITKSFYAAAPAPVVAKTVYSAPAPVYAAPAPVLAKTVYSAPVAKAVYAAPAPVYAAPAPVVAKTVYSAPAPVVAKTVYSAPAPVYSAPAPAYSAPVVAAAPAAFVKYSPAAVVAHASFDGFGSHWGY, from the coding sequence ATGGCTTTCAAGTACGTCCTGTTGTCCTTCTGCGCtctggtgggcgtggccagtgCTGGCTTCCTGGCTCCGGCCACCACCTACGCCGCCGCCTCCATTCCCGTGGTGGCCAAGGTGGCCCAGCCGCACTACGACGCCGTGGGCACCACCCAGCAGAACGTGGTGCGCTCCTTCGGCGGCACTGTCTCCACCTACTCCAAGAACGTGGTCACCCCCTACTCGAGCGTCAGCAAGGTGGACTCCCGCACCACGAACAACGTCTACACCCCGAAGACCCTCTACTCCGCACCTGCTCCCGTGATCACCAAGTCCTTCTACGCCGCTGCTCCCGCACCTGTGGTGGCCAAGACCGTCTACTCCGCTCCTGCTCCAGTCTATGCCGCCCCAGCTCCCGTCCTGGCCAAGACTGTCTACTCTGCTCCTGTGGCCAAGGCTGTCTATGCCGCCCCCGCTCCAGTTTATGCCGCTCCTGCTCCAGTGGTGGCCAAGACGGTGTactctgctcctgctcccgttGTGGCCAAGACCGTCTACTCCGCCCCCGCTCCAGTTTACTCCGCTCCTGCTCCAGCTTACTCCGCTCCCGTGGTGGCCGCTGCTCCCGCCGCCTTCGTGAAGTACTCGCCCGCCGCCGTGGTTGCCCATGCCAGCTTCGATGGATTCGGCTCCCACTGGGGATACTAG
- the LOC108028088 gene encoding uncharacterized protein LOC108028088 isoform X3 — translation MCICSTTGLKITLLLLIHVAAGFNAAQVAKDITMLDKLVGHHHIVLITSLVLCVLILIVLIAAVYAAIKHHILILNISLVSLILKCVAKAVIMIVCVITESNLERTAAHFWFLLCWVFTNRRPAWSGISVS, via the exons ATGTGCATTTGTTCGACTACTGGGCTCAAAATAACGCTTTTGCTTTTAATACATGTAGCCGCA GGATTTAATGCCGCCCAAGTGGCGAAGGACATTACCATGCTGGATAAACTGGTGGGGCACCATCATATAGTTCTTATCACAAGTCTAGTCTTATGCGTCCTCATACTGATTGTTCTTATAGCTGCAGTCTATGCAGCGATTAAACATCACATCTTGATTCTGAACATA TCACTTGTTTCCTTGATTCTTAAGTGTGTAGCCAAGGCGGTCATCATGATCGTGTGTGTAATTACAGAAAGCAACTTAGAAAGAACTGCCGCCCACTTTTGGTTCCTATTGTGCTGGGTGTTTACg AACAGGCGGCCTGCATGGTCGGGAATCTCTGTTTCGTAA
- the LOC108028088 gene encoding uncharacterized protein LOC108028088 isoform X1 yields MCFCPTVALKIGLLILIPITAGCNAAQIAKDVTLLNVLEGAHRTALIVSLSMSAVILLALIILLYATICTKVRILYAMLIFFAVNCTARLVLIFVCISIEVNPKHTAAHPWLTVSWFVSFFCLASIVLYWIRLHELAQEANWES; encoded by the exons ATGTGCTTTTGCCCGACGGTTGCTCTTAAGATCGGTCTTCTTATTCTTATACCTATTACCGCA GGATGTAATGCCGCTCAAATAGCAAAAGACGTTACCCTTTTGAATGTATTGGAGGGTGCCCATCGTACCGCTCTTATCGTTAGCCTATCCATGTCCGCGGTCATACTGCTGGCTCTTATTATATTGTTGTATGCCACGATCTGTACTAAGGTTCGGATTCTATATGCG ATGCTTATTTTTTTTGCCGTGAACTGCACAGCTAGGCTGGTCTTAATATTCGTGTGTATTTCGATCGAAGTGAATCCCAAACACACGGCCGCCCATCCTTGGCTCACTGTTAGCTGGTTTGTTTCC TTCTTCTGTCTGGCCTCCATTGTTTTGTACTGGATTCGGTTACATGAGCTGGCCCAAGAGGCTAACTGGGAATCCTAA
- the LOC108028087 gene encoding uncharacterized protein LOC108028087 isoform X1 has product MCNLFLLLKIAILPAKALSLWKDLFLVTFTRKQLGNARRTVGGGELFGGVFKYEDVEAEGLQAQGAHGVLEVFVQVLHDGRPHRICSEDSAADRGPTPDCVSHWQYVTVLFLATWLQMMLTFLLAQEYQAIADVLRIWLQHKSLAFFEVNSKCCGVLGPDDYKFSERPIPASCFRDGSFKHHDLYHDGCSTRSIRPRLVPVLQVTSVIVQYVLVIAIAIYLVIMIRNRAHRRTLWSVRRTELFGTAEPAEVRGSPQDSKLNVLEGYFSVPHRS; this is encoded by the exons ATGTGtaacttgtttttacttttaaaaatagctATTTTACCTGCGAAAGCATTGTCACTCTGGAAAGACTTATTTCTGGTAACTTTTACTCGGAAACAATTGGGAAATGCAAGGCGGACTGTCGGGGGAGGCGAGCTCTTCGGAGGCGTCTTTAAATATGAGGATGTGGAAGCTGAGGGTCTGCAA GCTCAAGGAGCACATGGAGTGCTGGAAGTGTTTGTTCAGGTCCTACATGATGGTCGCCCTCACCGTATCTGTTCTGAAGATTCCGCTGCTGATCGTGGCCCTACCCCTG ATTGTGTTTCACATTGGCAGTACGTGACGGTTCTCTTCTTAGCCACTTGGTTGCAGATGATGTTgacttttttgctggctcagGAGTACCAGGCCATAGCCGATGTACTTCGCATATGGCTGCAGCATAAAAGTTTGGCGTTCTTTGAAGTCAAT TCTAAATGCTGCGGCGTGCTGGGTCCCGACGACTACAAGTTTAGCGAAAGGCCCATCCCCGCATCCTGCTTCAGGGATGGCAGTTTCAAGCACCACGATCTGTACCACGATGGTTGCTCCACCCGCTCCATCAGGCCGCGATTGGTGCCTGTTCTCCAGGTGACCTCGGTGATAGTCCAG TACGTGTTAGTCATAGCAATTGCGATATACCTGGTTATCATGATCCGGAACCGGGCCCATCGTCGCACCCTGTGGTCCGTGCGTCGCACCGAGCTTTTTGGCACTGCTGAGCCTGCGGAAGTGAGAGGTAGTCCTCAGGACTCCAAGCTCAACGTGCTTGAGGGCTACTTCTCAGTTCCGCATAGGAGTTAA
- the LOC108028087 gene encoding uncharacterized protein LOC108028087 isoform X3, with protein MQGGLSGEASSSEASLNMRMWKLRVCKYAIYFLWVINIAQGAHGVLEVFVQVLHDGRPHRICSEDSAADRGPTPDCVSHWQYVTVLFLATWLQMMLTFLLAQEYQAIADVLRIWLQHKSLAFFEVNSKCCGVLGPDDYKFSERPIPASCFRDGSFKHHDLYHDGCSTRSIRPRLVPVLQVTSVIVQYVLVIAIAIYLVIMIRNRAHRRTLWSVRRTELFGTAEPAEVRGSPQDSKLNVLEGYFSVPHRS; from the exons ATGCAAGGCGGACTGTCGGGGGAGGCGAGCTCTTCGGAGGCGTCTTTAAATATGAGGATGTGGAAGCTGAGGGTCTGCAAGTACGCGATCTACTTTTTGTGGGTGATAAACATC GCTCAAGGAGCACATGGAGTGCTGGAAGTGTTTGTTCAGGTCCTACATGATGGTCGCCCTCACCGTATCTGTTCTGAAGATTCCGCTGCTGATCGTGGCCCTACCCCTG ATTGTGTTTCACATTGGCAGTACGTGACGGTTCTCTTCTTAGCCACTTGGTTGCAGATGATGTTgacttttttgctggctcagGAGTACCAGGCCATAGCCGATGTACTTCGCATATGGCTGCAGCATAAAAGTTTGGCGTTCTTTGAAGTCAAT TCTAAATGCTGCGGCGTGCTGGGTCCCGACGACTACAAGTTTAGCGAAAGGCCCATCCCCGCATCCTGCTTCAGGGATGGCAGTTTCAAGCACCACGATCTGTACCACGATGGTTGCTCCACCCGCTCCATCAGGCCGCGATTGGTGCCTGTTCTCCAGGTGACCTCGGTGATAGTCCAG TACGTGTTAGTCATAGCAATTGCGATATACCTGGTTATCATGATCCGGAACCGGGCCCATCGTCGCACCCTGTGGTCCGTGCGTCGCACCGAGCTTTTTGGCACTGCTGAGCCTGCGGAAGTGAGAGGTAGTCCTCAGGACTCCAAGCTCAACGTGCTTGAGGGCTACTTCTCAGTTCCGCATAGGAGTTAA
- the LOC108028087 gene encoding protein late bloomer isoform X5, producing the protein MECWKCLFRSYMMVALTVSVLKIPLLIVALPLVHLHLSSETRIYVTVLFLATWLQMMLTFLLAQEYQAIADVLRIWLQHKSLAFFEVNSKCCGVLGPDDYKFSERPIPASCFRDGSFKHHDLYHDGCSTRSIRPRLVPVLQVTSVIVQYVLVIAIAIYLVIMIRNRAHRRTLWSVRRTELFGTAEPAEVRGSPQDSKLNVLEGYFSVPHRS; encoded by the exons ATGGAGTGCTGGAAGTGTTTGTTCAGGTCCTACATGATGGTCGCCCTCACCGTATCTGTTCTGAAGATTCCGCTGCTGATCGTGGCCCTACCCCTGGTACATCTTCATTTATCCAGTGAAACTCGCATT TACGTGACGGTTCTCTTCTTAGCCACTTGGTTGCAGATGATGTTgacttttttgctggctcagGAGTACCAGGCCATAGCCGATGTACTTCGCATATGGCTGCAGCATAAAAGTTTGGCGTTCTTTGAAGTCAAT TCTAAATGCTGCGGCGTGCTGGGTCCCGACGACTACAAGTTTAGCGAAAGGCCCATCCCCGCATCCTGCTTCAGGGATGGCAGTTTCAAGCACCACGATCTGTACCACGATGGTTGCTCCACCCGCTCCATCAGGCCGCGATTGGTGCCTGTTCTCCAGGTGACCTCGGTGATAGTCCAG TACGTGTTAGTCATAGCAATTGCGATATACCTGGTTATCATGATCCGGAACCGGGCCCATCGTCGCACCCTGTGGTCCGTGCGTCGCACCGAGCTTTTTGGCACTGCTGAGCCTGCGGAAGTGAGAGGTAGTCCTCAGGACTCCAAGCTCAACGTGCTTGAGGGCTACTTCTCAGTTCCGCATAGGAGTTAA